The DNA region AAAGTGTAAGATGGCTCCTCGTTACATAGACCCACTCGCTCCTCGCGGAAGCTGCTGACACCGTTTGCTCGGAATTCGCATAATTCGCCTCGATTCCTTCGCCAAATTGGCGGAGCAGGCCTGAAACGATTGCATCCGGCGAGTCGCACTTGTCCGTTGCTCCATTTCCTACTCCGTTGCAACGAGACACCTCTGCATCACTTCGCCATCCTCCCAGTGGCATTCTCTCGTAAGAAAGAATTACACGCTTGATCATCGATAGCCTGAAAACCAAAGTCAAGTACCTCGAGCTACAAGCATCGCCTAATCGAGAACCTCGCGCGACTTCTCTGGATAAAAGGAAGAAGTAAACCGCGGGCAATCGGAGTAACGTAATATTTGCTGAGAAAACACGGTCCGCAAATATTAGCCGCACTCCAACGGAGTGTCGTGTGTTCGTACGATAATGTTATTTGCCAAACGTGACGTTCCTTTTAAATGGACCAGCCGTTTCGCCTATCCGCGAAGCGTCGCCGATTTGATTCCCGCTTCGAAGCGCAATTAGTAATTAGTCATTGGTAGGCTGCTAACCGTGACGAGGAGTGTGTGTGTGTAGTCCTTGGAAGCCGCCGTGTCTTGGCCTCCAACATCGTTCGTGTCCCACGATAGTTTGTACTCGAAATGTACTCTGTGCCCCTCGATTCTCTACGCGCAGATATCGCGCAGATATCGCGCAGTTTTCATGACTAGTGGATGGAATTTAATTGCTCCAGCCGCTAATCGGGGCCACCTACTTAAACTCTGCCGTTTGCTCTAGAGCTCGTTTCGCGGATTTATGAGCAAACGGCGAATAGGGGAGGAGGTCTCCGCGCTTGACACGTAGTTAGGCAggtttttatttattcaaaggAGATTGATAACGCAGTGGAACGATGTGTTATGCTGATCaagtttcttttatattattctTATCATACGTCTTTTTACGGCGATAGAATACAAAGCGCTAAAGGCTGCCACACGACTATTGTAGGAATAGGAGGTCCCAATTTCCACGGATATTCGGGACCTCTCTTATGGGGCTTTCTGATCCCACGCTATGTACATTTCACGACCCCTCGAATTTGTATTCCAAAGGTGCTCCTCGCCGCGATTTCGAGCACCGTGCATGATTTCAGATTGCACGTTGCGCAATCTTTTTTCGCCAAGCCGCCGAGAGATTTAGCGAGTCGAATCGCCTTCTTTGCATTGGCTGCTCTGGAGGTTGCTCGTCAACACCCGCTGGAGCCGTTAATTAGCGACTGGTACCGCTGTTCCTCGTGGCCGACAGCAAACATTCGAGGACCAATTTTCTGCTGCACCGATTTCGTCGTTAATTCGACAGCTGCCGTCGTCACACCGCAGGCAAGACGGAGTCCGACGGAATAGAAATAATAACAGCCGATTTATTACGAAACGCAAAATCGTGCTGGGGAAAACCGAAGGTGGTGGCTATATCTAGCAAAGCTCGTCGATCGCAATCATCGATAGCAGATTTCAAGATTCTCAAGGGCTTTGAGGCCTTGTACGTGCACGGTTACGATAATTTTATCGCcgaggaattattattattattattattatttgttacgGGGCAAGCTGAATTTCTACAATAATGAATACAGTATCAGAAAAACAagacatttaacagtaaaaaattaaagatgtcACGTTAGTTGATGACAATTTTCCGCAGATTCTGGGTTAGATTCTTGAAAGTTAGTATGGACCCACAGAAAAATTCTTTGCTAGTCGATCCTACAATTTGGCGAGTTCGCCCAGCTCGTCTTCTGAAAGATGAAGACAAGAAGATTCTTATCAATAACTTGCATGCTCTGTTAGATGGTAAAAATCGTTGTGCTCCTCCTGGGAACGTCGAGCGCTTTAAATTAAACGCGACACGATCAAGGGTGAGAAAGAATCGTATTTCGCAGTCGACTGCGACAAAATAAGGACAAATTGATTTGACTCGTTAGAAAATCGGTCACGGTAACTCCAGAGGGGAGAAAAGAATCGCCTGCCCCCGAGGCAAAGATACAAGTGGCCCACGAGTTGACCGACCAGCCAACAAAGCGCAACAATGGAAACAAAGTGTCTGCGTTTACCCTGGCGCGCGTTGTTCCTCCGCGTGTCGCTCTTTCATCCCCCAGGCCGTGCCTTTTCAGGGTAACGCGAAAAACTTGGAGGGAGGCGGCGAAGAGACGAATCGTTACTCTCCGCTTTCACCAGGGCTTAAAACTCGCCCCGAGAAACGCTGCTACGCGTAACGAGCTCTGCTTTGGAGATTCGACGAACAGCGGTGGAGAACAGAGAAAGCTTGGACCAGTGGAGGACAAAAGTTTGCTCTCATTCGCGTTTCATAATCCACTATTTGCCATTAAAAGCAGCAGAGACACGTGTGTAGGCTCTGGGTTAGCGAAACACCGAGCTGCACAGAATAGATTATTGCACGGGCAACCGTGTTTGCGATGCATTGACGGCTGACAGTAGGTGTATACGCGTCGGATGCACCGGTGCATACGCGCAACTGAACGAAGAAAATTACATCTTGCGGATCGTTCACACCTCTATCGTGCGATAAATAATCCTCGCATTTTCTGCCCGCCAGTCAGCGtcatgttatttatttttaaacgttCGATTAAACTTTTGCTATCCTTCTCCATCGATTTTATTGCTTTTCTGCGTTGATCCTCTACGTATTAAGTATATGTACCTATAATGCGACACGCTTTCGCGTCACTCAGTTAGTTGCTCTTTGACTCGCGCGCGACCCGCGCCGTATGATTCGAAAAATTCTCGTAACCCAAAGAAAGTGTCAATCCCCCCGCCCGAAGCTCTCAATTGCCCGCGAAAAATTTAGAAAGTCTCAGAGCCCAGCTGCCGTGGTACTCGCGTGACCGATCGAACTTATGCATAATCGCCGCGTTGCCAGCGCTCTGCAAGGACCAAAGGTGGTTCGGTCAGCGGTCGCGCTAATGCGAGCCATTGTCTGCCGAGGCGGAGTTTAAACGTCACACGTTTCGTGGCAGGGTGGAAAACTGCGACGATCCAAGCAGCAGGCCTACCCGCGACGGACggacgcacgcacgcacgcacgcccgTCCGTGCGCGCGTGATTTTCCACGCGGTGCGCGGAGGCTGGGGCCTGGTGTGGGTGTACGGTGTGCGTGCTATCGACCGGGGTATCCTTCCGTGCTGGACGACCGTGCCCCACCCTGCAGCCGGCTAGCTCGCCAAGGATAGAGCGATATACGCGGCGTGCAGAACGGAAGACAGCCGACCAGCCCGTACCCCTCGAGAGGAAGGGAGAGGGTCGCGAGCGACGTAGTTGGAAACGGCGAAAAAAGCGAGATGGATTTAGACGCGGAGGTAAAAGCGGGCCGGGAGGGGATCCCTGAAACGGGGAAAGTCGCgccgggagagggagagagaaggaggCGGTGTGACAGAGATAAAGCCGACGAGGAAGAGAGACGGCGGATCCATCCGAGTAGGGGGGAGAGGCCGCGAGAGAGACGGACAGCGAGGCGGTGAAAGAGAGATCATGCCACGCAGAAATGCCTCCTGCTTAGTGATAGCGTAGAGACTGTAGTGCTCGCATCTCACGCACCCCAGGTCGTGACATTTCTACGGTAACACTGGTTAATTGCGCGCGTTAACACGCGTCGCGTACAAGTACGCGGGACTTACGCAAGGATAGAGAGGAGGAGAAGCACGTAACCCGCGGCTACTGAGTCGGAGGACACGCGAGATAAGTACCTGCGAGGAACAGGGGCCGGGACACTTCGTCGCGAGAGGGAAAACAGCGGaggttttttgttttttgtccACCGATCGTCGGAATTCTTTTTCGTTGCCCGATACACGGTAAGTGGAGGACAAGGAGGGGGATGTAAGTAGGTTCGCGGTTGCACTGGCTGCTTCTGCTACGAGCAATGTATTTTTCTTTTCGGTGGAGTAGTATTCGATACCGACTCAGGCTCCCTTTGACTTTCGCCCGCGAACTGGAAAtacacggcgcggcgcggcgcggcgcggcgataaTAGCACGCGGGACGCATTGATCGCGATTACTGACTCGCTACGGCGGCAGCCAGCCCCCCCTTCCATGGTCTCACCTGTTCCCTCGATCTTTCTTTCTCCATTCTTTCCATTGGTTTTATCCCGCTCGAGGGTCACGCTTCGGCGATCCCCGGCTGATGTAATCGCGCTCGCGTCAATTTTCCGATCGCTCGGGGCACGGGCGAGAGCGCCTCGCGATGTCCTTCGGGTACTTCCCTAGTCAGTCGAAAGTGCAACCGGAAGTGGACTGCTCAAAAACCATTTTAATACACACTTGCTCtaagaataattatttctgtAACAATCTATCCAAGTGTCTTGTGATTTACATCCTACGAGTCGTTTTGAGCAGTGCACGAGAGATTCAGGataaaaatgagggaaagagaccGACGATCGGGTTGTTTGACAATTATCAGGCAACAAGGATATTTCAACGAAGGGTGCGTCCAAGGACGACCGGCGGAAGTGGTTTCAAGTGGACACGATACGTACAAAGATACACTTATTCCGTCCATCTTGCCACGAGCGAGGTCCTCGAAGAGGACCATCCGCCTCGAGGGTGAATCCTCCTCTTCCGGGTGGTGTTCTGCCGCTACCTCATCCGGGGTCGCTGGTCGAGGGGGACTGGAGAGGAAAGAGAAGAGGTGAAGTTTGATAGGAGGTTCGCGCGCGCTCTCTCCGTTCTTCCTCTCTTGCTGTGTCTCTCGCTGGggcgtcgtcatcgtcgccgtcgacgtCGCCGTCATGGGCGGATGTACTTCGAAGGATACCACCTCGGCCGACGAGTACGTATCCGCCGGAACAGTGGCTGTGCGAGCAGAATTTTCATCGTCTTTCCAGCTGGCACGCCGCGCCGTCTGCTTTTGGCTTTTCAGGATTTCTATTGTTGGTTGGGTTGCGAGTTTAGGGAGGAGATGGTTAGGCGAGGATCGAGTTGTTTGAAATCTGGTGATTTCTATTTGTAAGTGGAAGGGTACGAAGCTTTGTGGATTACTGCTAGCTAGCTACTGCGATTGCAACTTTCGTTTCTTATACCGAAGCTTTACCACCTTAAGTTGAACATGAAAAGGAGCTTCGACGAGTGTGTACTCGGCGTTTATAGTAGCTAGGGGTACAACCCCTGTTCGTTCACACAAAAGGGTTAGCCCTTCGCCCTTACGTTGGGGCGTGGACGGGAAGCAGGTCagctgaaaaattttatttgcatttcGCACGATACGTCGGGCAGATTTATCGACAGATAGAAAACATTTAGATATTAAGTCGACAACCCTGGGAGGACAAAAAGGCTCCCTCGTGAAGAGTCATCCCAGGATCAGGTGACCCCCACTCTTCCCTATTAATATCTACTTATCGCCGCACGCAACGTTACAGAAGCTTAAAAGAAACGGTGCAACGGTTAATCCGAGCCACGGGTTCGATTCTTTGATGGCTGTTCTGAATCGTTAAGATCGTGGAAATTGAAAGGATTTGTACGACAGGAAGCTCGGACGCGATGAGAGCGTGTCCTACCGATCGATGACGTTCGTAAGCTCTCGTCGATCGATGCAGAttaaaagaaagagagaaagggagaagtgGATAAATGGTCTGTGTAACAGTTCGTGTCGCTTGTAAATAGACTCCGTAAGCCGGGGATACGATAATCGAGGCGTAATCGTGGACAATGGGCGTGTGCATGGGCATATGCGAGGCGTCGGACGAGACGATCGTCGAGGACGAGTACGTATTTGCCACTCTGCTCTCTGTTAAAAGCCGTCGGAGGTGGTCCGCGAAGTACATTTTCGCTCGAGCTTAACTATCCTTCCCTCCGATTCAAATAAGAATGGCAACAACTCGGCAAGAGGAGCGAGGAAACGTACACGGTGGCTCGAATGGCAATTATTATCCTCCGATCCCTCTTCACTCGCACCGTCCATCAGAAAGAGATCTATGTATTCTTCTTCGTTAAGCATGAAATTGCTACTTCCAACATCCTCAGACTCAGACTTATATCTCATCTTCCCCGTCAGAGTTttctaaagtttttaattattaaactgCTTTACTTGATAGCCAGTTCTGGCAGCAAGTTAAGTTCCCTGTTAAGTTCGAGCGAAGTGCCTCGTGCATCATCCGAAGGAGTGCATCAACGATGAGACGACACGCCAGCACCACTGATCGCACGATCGATGTGCTGCTCAAACCAATTAGAGAATCACTCGAACGACTCTGCCACGTCTGTGTCGTGTATCGGCGCGATCAGAATCGGTCCTCTGATTGATTTGAGCGGTCCATCCCGCACCTTCTTGTTGGCACCTTACTGATATCACTTGCGTTGGATGAGGCTCGTTCAATAATCTATTTCTCGTCGAGACCCACGAAACTCGAATAACGATCAATCCTTCTGAAAAGCACGCGCCTCTGAGGGCGGCAGATTCGATCGTTCGTCGACGAGTTGCCAATGCTCGGGCCGCTTAAGTTGCTCAATGTCCTGGGCACCTCGAAGGAAGCCCTGACAAGGTGCTTTGCCCGATATCGTCTCCTCGACCGTTCTGTCGTTGTCCAAACGTAAGTAATGCAAGGATACGGCCGATCTCTATGTACCTAAAACCTTTGTAAACGCGAACCTCGGGAAAGTTAGGTGCAGCGTCGTTATGCTAGGCACTATAGGGCTGCTCTGTGATCTCAGAGGCGTCGTGCAAGGATATCGGAAACAGATAGGTATTCCGAGACACTTTTGTAGGGCTAGTGTACAAAGTATTTAAAAGCAAATTCACCTGAAAAGGGATCTTAACATCTTTCATGTTCCACTTTGATTTTAAATACTGGCAGCAGTAGTCAACGCATTGTTTTACTGTTCAACTCCACAGACACGTCGAGCACAAGTTTCATTGCTTTCATAGATTAGTCAAACTAATCTTGAGGACTGTAAAAGTATGTACCTACTCTAGATGGGAACTTTGTATTTTGCTCCCTCGGCATTAGACGTTAAACCCGCTGATAGTATATCGAGTTCGGTAATTGTAACGGAATCTTCACAAATCATAGTGTATCATTCTTGATAACGCGCAATCGTCTGGTCGCGACTATCGGTGTCGATAATCTAATTCAAATAACAAGGGCAAACAGGCGCAGAACACTCGCGATAAGATGCCTCGATAAGGGGAGCCGAGAGAGTTTGCCGTGAAACATCGCATTTCTTAACAATTCGATCAATTCTCAGCACACTGGCGAAATATGAGGATTATCGTGCACTTGGTCGCACGGGGAAGAAGGCTAATTCCCTTTTTAGGGATTTATCTATTGTTCACATGGCTCACGTAAAATACAATTAACAATAAATCTGGTTCATCTCGATTAACTAGGCACACTATTAAATAGGAATTTCTTACTCTTTTATAAAGACCAAGGAGGGGGGTGGGAAGGTTTCATTAATATTCCGGGGAAAACGTTATCACAGTTTGTCCTCAGTTTCTAAAATTTCAAGCAAATGCGTTAGTGTAAAACACACTTCCCGATGTTTACCCTCGTTCTCTGCAGAGCAACCTGCATATGAGATCTCTTTAAATTTCCTTTGCAGCAAGGAGAACAGCAATATGGTAGACCAGGCAGTTCTGGACAAGCTCGAGGCTGGCTATGCCAAATTGGCGGCCTCTGATAGCAAGTCATTGCTGAAGAAGTATCTGACCAAGGAGGTGTTCGACCAGCTGAAGACGAAGAAGACCTCCTTCGGCTCCACTCTGCTCGATGTGATCCAGTCTGGTTTGGAGAACCATGACTCTGGCGTAGGCATATACGCCCCTGATGCTGAGTCCTACACAGTCTTCGCTGATCTCTTCGACCCCATCATCGAGGACTACCATAATGGCTTTAAGAAGACCGACAAGCATCCTCCCAAGGACTTCGGTGATGTCGACACTCTTGGAAACCTTGACCCTGCCGTTAGTATTAATATTGATTGCTCTTGCACTTCTGTGCACGTGTATAGGGATCTGATAAAGTTTCAAGGATGATAGGGATACATTGCGTCTTCTCATGTGTTTAGGGTGAATTCATCGTGTCCACCCGCGTGAGATGCGGGCGTTCAATGGAAGGCTACCCGTTCAACCCCTGCCTGACGGAAGCTCAGTACAAAGAGATGGAGGAGAAAGTGTCCAGCACTCTGTCCGGCATGGAGGGTGAACTGAAGGGTACCTTCTACCCTCTGACTGGCATGAGCAAGGAAGTCCAGCAAAAATTGATCGACGACCACTTCCTCTTCAAGGAGGGCGACCGATTCTTGCAGGCCGCCAACGCTTGCCGCTTCTGGCCCACCGGCCGTGGTATCTACCACAACGACGCCAAGACCTTCCTGGTCTGGTGCAACGAGGAGGATCATCTCCGTATCATCTCGATGCAGATGGGCGGTGATCTTGGACAGGTGAAGATTAAATCCTCTATTGTACCTCTGTCAAGTGAAGAATTGCTATCCACAActaaaaacacatttttcatGGTATCATCGTAGGTGTACCGTCGCCTAGTGTCCGCCGTCAACGAGATCGAGAAGCGAGTCCCGTTCTCCCACAACGACCGTCTTGGTTTCCTCACCTTCTGCCCAACGAATCTGGGCACCACGGTGCGCGCCTCCGTGCACATCAAGGTGCCGAAGCTGGCCGCCAACAGGGACAAGCTGGAGGAGATCGCCAGCAAGTTCAACTTGCAGGTCCGCGGCACTCGTGGCGAGCACACCGAGGCCGAGGGTGGCGTCTACGACATTTCCAACAAGCGACGCCTCGGTCTCACCGAGTACCAGGCTGTGAAGGAGATGCACGACGGGATCGCCGAGCTGATCAAGATCGAGAAGACCCTTTAAAGCGGCCACCGGCACGCGCAACCGTTCCCCTCCTCTTAATCGCCCTTTAGACCGTTCTTGACGCATCGAGGACCCTACGACGTTTCCACCCTGTGCAAGGGTCGCTGAACCAAAAAGAAGCTCCGCGGCTTATACAGCGCGACGTCGGAGTCGGAGAGAACGATTTGCTTCTAGAAGCAATTTCTAAAAAGAGAACGGGGCATTTCCATCCACATTGCATCGTGGaactaaagaaacaaaaaatgggGGCAGCTTTTGCCCTGCAATTCTCTTAGATACGCGTACCCTTTCGGCCCTCGATGCGCCGAGACCTCTGCGCAACTATACAAGCGGGTCCTTAGAGTTCCAAATTAACGGCGGACGCTGTGCTCGTTATCGAGAAGAATTTCAGAAATCGAGTCCACAGAACGGAGGTGGTGGTTAAACACTTTGTGTTTTCTATAATCTGAAATTCTTGTCGCTAATGAATCGCTTCTGCTCGCTCCCCTAGTCTCCACAGGTCTCTTCTTCTCCTTTACACCAGTTACGATtactatttctattattattattactactactattatgtttactcttattaatacaactactactactattattattattattattattattattacaatatcGTTAtgattattgttgttattattattattattattattattattactattattgccTCTTACGTTGACTCAAGTTCCTTACTATCCGTACGCAAAAAAAGACCCGCAGAGGTGAGAGATAAACGCGAGCAGCTTGTATTATGCGCCAATACAACGTGCATTATATGTTCAGCagtatttttttcctgatttcgATGCACCCtggttttttttcattttattttttttctaaggaCATGTACTATCCAGCATGTAGAGAAATACACGCAGTATTCTTTCATGTTTCTCTATCCTTATTGTTTCTACTGTTTTCCTGCTTTTAGTGGTCGTCGGTTGCAAGTATTGACTATCCGTAGTCGTCCGCTTGAAGAAGCAAAGGATACTGTCCCTTGACAACCTCGAGGACGGCTTGGATTATTGTGCGATTTCAACGGAAGTCTGTCGATTCTTTTTGCTGCGCATAACGCGGAGCTGGTTTCTTCTCGATAACGGGACAAGCTTATCTCGTGCTCGATACGAATTGTAAAGGAGAAATTTCTATCGAATTGCAAAACACTTGGATAATTACATTtacttagggtacgtttatgtcggagctgcgataatagcgaagaaagagaaatatttctttctcgacgcttttatcgttggttatctatatagtcat from Andrena cerasifolii isolate SP2316 chromosome 10, iyAndCera1_principal, whole genome shotgun sequence includes:
- the Argk1 gene encoding arginine kinase 1 isoform X1, with the protein product MGGCTSKDTTSADDKENSNMVDQAVLDKLEAGYAKLAASDSKSLLKKYLTKEVFDQLKTKKTSFGSTLLDVIQSGLENHDSGVGIYAPDAESYTVFADLFDPIIEDYHNGFKKTDKHPPKDFGDVDTLGNLDPAGEFIVSTRVRCGRSMEGYPFNPCLTEAQYKEMEEKVSSTLSGMEGELKGTFYPLTGMSKEVQQKLIDDHFLFKEGDRFLQAANACRFWPTGRGIYHNDAKTFLVWCNEEDHLRIISMQMGGDLGQVYRRLVSAVNEIEKRVPFSHNDRLGFLTFCPTNLGTTVRASVHIKVPKLAANRDKLEEIASKFNLQVRGTRGEHTEAEGGVYDISNKRRLGLTEYQAVKEMHDGIAELIKIEKTL
- the Argk1 gene encoding arginine kinase 1 isoform X2: MVDQAVLDKLEAGYAKLAASDSKSLLKKYLTKEVFDQLKTKKTSFGSTLLDVIQSGLENHDSGVGIYAPDAESYTVFADLFDPIIEDYHNGFKKTDKHPPKDFGDVDTLGNLDPAGEFIVSTRVRCGRSMEGYPFNPCLTEAQYKEMEEKVSSTLSGMEGELKGTFYPLTGMSKEVQQKLIDDHFLFKEGDRFLQAANACRFWPTGRGIYHNDAKTFLVWCNEEDHLRIISMQMGGDLGQVYRRLVSAVNEIEKRVPFSHNDRLGFLTFCPTNLGTTVRASVHIKVPKLAANRDKLEEIASKFNLQVRGTRGEHTEAEGGVYDISNKRRLGLTEYQAVKEMHDGIAELIKIEKTL